From Bradysia coprophila strain Holo2 chromosome IV unlocalized genomic scaffold, BU_Bcop_v1 contig_5, whole genome shotgun sequence, one genomic window encodes:
- the LOC119072061 gene encoding cytoplasmic dynein 2 intermediate chain 1, with protein sequence MSKNSAVNAKIARPVGSKRIEKPTKTENRDAVKEKSGNSTVPASSKKAAPVTATKKVSNSQNVVAKPQIVSKTVVTKPKPAAPTASMIKPKIISTATNKVSRPQPIRAIHQVQAKKPVAEKNVMNTIHNVTVASPPSVRKEHTIIQQSMEILPRPPEPVKTQPSVDALPRERTKTRTLGPEEAILLKQSTSDQKPANLSEASTGVYPKIEQKPLKIHDPVAYEITFEKPVTSSSTENIKPSPEIAEEAEYEDDFDSYESDFETESSSASQTASTSSKSEDESASSVPSPSVSSPVSPPAKKIDDDRDFDSGTYELKGSAEKVQLDSIDERELHSEGQTDSGFGYNNATPSPIDQIISMSSTVFSKPLIKPAYNKRGMELMKKISLDTMTFTLFELKPLSYDLYMKIYGHKNTNQNSSQTMGNMVDQDVQTENNAKQSMWTQYPPDFVANITADETYHQDRIGCGEGSENVTSTQSSDECRLESSLKIINRTNVLRDVRSTKPIDYERLNFFLQKSAITVSAICETSASTKDLHKSDSAFSDGFFRISIDKVEILNNTAVYYMYSNPTIENLVYLAHRQRSTTRTHDASLVSVWNVLDTKKPIHVLTCWSLIICLEVHHNFQDVVIGGLTDGCVAVWNCNESIPCLQTNNQGTLPPSHIVSPSLDTKPISFDFGCVISLKSMHQVNGINDEGFKLTQICSLHEFGMVTVWTMLHTNSHSTNLDTYNERRIDHRSPWSKIQLVQSSIIDLTSMNLNSRKARPKSGFDKKKMYFESNLFNDAALRELHDIDARKDLSDQSENFRCVDMEYHEDGIVIATNKSFVIFVATSLNRDSLRKVFIDESNLLHATKLKSLDDILLVGLTDGSVKVLRVSSSNVCRKSSDKEPKTVTGLPFDQHNFNAKSCAIQNIIKEERKKFDDPAGDRLKQIENVIDGADMVRGNRLINNQILLPAMSLNRDFVRWMDVSVSLNCLMSLCGERFRIINFESTAEDRVGDGSNNVAFAAMVLGYNQREYLVNVEQDNVRVHLLRKKII encoded by the exons atgtcgaaaaacagtgct GTTAATGCTAAAATTGCTCGACCAGTGGGCTCCAAACGAATAGAAAAACCAACTAAGACAGAAAATCGTGATGCAGTTAAGGAAAAATCGGGTAACAGTACCGTGCCTGCCAGTAGTAAAAAGGCGGCCCCAGTCACTGCTACGAAGAAAGTATCGAACAGTCAGAACGTCGTGGCAAAACCacaaattgtttcaaaaacAGTGGTAACTAAGCCGAAACCAGCTGCACCAACAGCATCAATgattaaaccaaaaataattagCACAGCGACAAACAAAGTCAGTCGACCACAACCGATTAGAGCCATTCATCAAGTGCAGGCAAAAAAACCAGTAGCAGAGAAGAATGTGATGAATACAATTCATAATGTAACAGTAGCCTCTCCACCGTCCGTTCGAAAAGAACATACAATTATTCAACAAAGCATGGAGATACTTCCTAGACCGCCGGAACCAGTGAAAACTCAACCAAGTGTTGACGCACTACCAAGAGAACGAACAAAAACCCGTACCCTTGGACCGGAGGAAGCTATACTATTGAAACAGTCAACGAGTGACCAGAAACCAGCTAACTTATCTGAAGCCAGCACTGGAGTCTACCCTAAAATCGAACAGAAACCATTGAAAATTCACGATCCAGTTGCATACGAAATAACTTTTGAAAAGCCTGTTACAAGTTCCTCGACTGAGAATATAAAGCCCTCACCAGAGATTGCAGAAGAAGCTGAATACGAAGATGATTTTGATTCATATGAATCAGATTTCGAAACGGAATCGTCATCAGCTTCCCAAACAGCATCCACATCTTCGAAAAGTGAAGATGAATCTGCAAGTAGCGTACCGTCTCCGTCAGTGAGTTCACCAGTTTCTCCACCAGCAAAGAAAATCGATGACGATCGAGATTTTGATTCGGGAACATATGAGCTGAAGGGATCAGCAGAAAAAGTTCAATTAGATAGTATTGACGAGCGGGAGCTCCATTCCGAGGGTCAGACTGACTCTGGATTtgg ATACAACAATGCAACACCGTCGCCAATAGATCAAATAATTTCCATGTCTTCAACTGTATTTTCCAAACCGTTGATCAAACCCGCATATAACAAGCGAGGCATGGAACTAATGAAGAAAATCAGCCTGGACACAATGACATTCACTTTGTTCGAATTGAAACCGTTGTCGTACGAtctttacatgaaaatttacgGCCACAAAAATACGAACCAAAATTCGTCACAGACTATGGGCAATATGGTCGATCAAGACGTGCAAACCGAAAACAACGCTAAGCAGTCGATGTGGACACAGTATCCTCCAGATTTTGTGGCAAACATAACGGCCGATGAAACTTATCATCAAGATCGGATTGGCTGTGGCGAAGGTTCCGAGAATGTTACCTCTACACAAAGTAGTGACGAGTGTCGCCTTGAAAGTTCATTGAAGATAATTAATCGAACCAATGTTCTCCGCGATGTTCGGTCGACAAAACCAATTGACTACGAGAGATTGAACTTTTTTCTGCAGAAAAGTGCAATCACAGTGTCAGCTATATGTGAGACAAGTGCTTCAACAAAGGACTTACATAAGTCTGACTCAGCATTCAGTGATGGTTTCTTTCGGATTTCCATTGATAAAGTGGAAATATTGAACAATACCGCTGTCTATTACATGTATTCCAATCCAACAATCGAAAACTTGGTTTATCTGGCTCATCGGCAAAGGTCTACAACACGGACGCATGATGCCTCTTTAGTGTCTGTGTGGAACGTATTGGATACGAAGAAACCCATTCATGTATTGACTTGTTGGAGTTTGATTATCTGTTTGGAGGTGCATCATAATTTCCAAGACGTTGTGATTGGAGGCCTGACTGATGG CTGTGTTGCCGTCTGGAATTGTAATGAATCCATACCTTGTCTCCAAACCAATAATCAAGGGACATTACCACCATCACATATCGTTTCTCCCAGCCTTGATACGAAGccaatttcatttgatttcgGTTGTGTTATATCACTCAAAAGTATGCATCAAGTCAATGGAATCAATGACGAAGGTTTCAAATTAACGCAA atCTGCTCACTACACGAATTCGGAATGGTGACCGTTTGGACCATGCTCCACACCAACTCACACAGCACCAATTTGGACACATATAATGAACGTAGAATTGATCATCGATCACCGTGGAGCAAAATACAACTGGTTCAAAGCAGCATCATAGACCTGACATCCATGAATTTGAACAGCCGAAAAGCTCGCCCGAAGTCCGGATTTGATAAGAAGAAAATGTACTTTGAAAGCAATTTATTTAACGATGCTGCGTTGCGTGAGCTGCACGATATCGATGCGCGAAAAGATTTATCGGatcaatctgaaaatttccGTTGTGTGGATATGGAGTACCATGAGGATGGAATTGTGATAGCGACAAATAAATCGTTTGTGATTTTTGTTGCAACATCGCTGAACAGAGATAGCCTGCGAAAAGTATTCATCGACGAAAGTAATTTACTTCATGCAACTAAGTTGAAGTCCTTAGACGATATATTACTGGTTGGCTTAACTGATGGTTCAGTGAAAGTACTGAGAGTGTCGTCTTCAAATGTATGTCGTAAATCGAGTGATAAAGAGCCGAAAACTGTAACGGGACTACCGTTCGatcaacataattttaatgCAAAGTCGTGCGCCATCCAGAACATCATCAAAGAGGAaaggaaaaaatttgatgatccGGCTGGTGATCGTTTGAagcaaattgaaaatgtgatcGACGGTGCAGATATGGTGCGAGGAAATAGGTTAATTAACAATCAGATATTACTACCAGCAATGTCGTTAAATCGAGATTTTGTGAGATGGATGGACGTATCAGTAAGCCTTAACTGTCTGATGAGCTTATGTGGAGAACGATTTCGAATAATTAACTTTGAGAGTACGGCTGAAGATCGAGTAGGTGACGGTTCTAACAACGTTGCCTTTGCTGCAATGGTCCTGGGATACAATCAACGTGAATATTTG GTCAATGTTGAACAAGACAACGTGCGAGTTCATCTATTgcgaaagaaaataatttga